The Juglans microcarpa x Juglans regia isolate MS1-56 chromosome 8S, Jm3101_v1.0, whole genome shotgun sequence genome has a window encoding:
- the LOC121244604 gene encoding LOW QUALITY PROTEIN: APO protein 2, chloroplastic-like (The sequence of the model RefSeq protein was modified relative to this genomic sequence to represent the inferred CDS: inserted 1 base in 1 codon) has translation MMDCASSNPFSHGPIAFWRGKGILPTPRVDPFKVSFQRNHAELLKHDRHSHGLASLHSFQRSSSKIIVPLNSTNPALKLHQSYALVITSELPQNADFPRYYSRKEKKPFPTPVLELRRAARERFKNSKGRPKKPVPPPKNGLVVKSLVPLAYDVFNARITLINNLKKLLKVVRVHACSCCNEIHVGHVGHPFRSCRGQNANVRKGLHAWTSATVDDIVLPLEAYHLYDRLGKRIPHEERFSIPRIPAVVELCIQAGVNLREFPTKRRRKPLIRIGKKEFVDADESELPDPVPEVPEEPLLTEIPDSEIVAPSDEDDVAWLGEETLKAWEKMRRGAKRLMKMYPVRVCGYCPEVHVGASGHKAQNCGSHKHQQRNGQHGWQSAVLDDLIPPRYVWHVPDVNGLPLQRELRNFYGQAPAVVEICIQAGAVVPDEYKSTMRLDVGXPSNVKEAEMVI, from the exons ATGATGGACTGCGCTTCTTCTAATCCCTTTTCGCATGGTCCCATCGCATTTTGGCGAGGTAAAGGAATCCTTCCAACACCCAGAGTAGACCCATTTAAGGTTTCCTTCCAGAGGAATCATGCCGAACTCCTGAAGCATGACCGACACTCACACGGTCTCGCTTCACTCCATTCTTTCCAG CGTAGTAGCAGTAAAATCATAGTaccattaaattctacaaatcCAGCACTGAAGTTGCACCAATCATATGCATTGGTCATCACAAGTGAACTTCCTCAAAATGCCGATTTTCCTCGCTATTATTCAAGGAAGGAGAAAAAGCCTTTTCCAACACCCGTATTGGAGCTGAGGCGGGCTGCCAGGGAGAGATTTAAAAACAGTAAAGGCCGGCCTAAAAAACCTGTCCCACCTCCAAAGAATGGGCTAGTTGTGAAGAGCCTTGTACCACTTGCTTATGACGTGTTCAATGCAAGGATAACATTGATTAACAATCTCAAGAAACTCTTAAAGGTTGTGCGTGTGCATGCTTGCAG CTGCTGCAATGAAATTCATGTGGGACACGTTGGGCATCCATTCAGATCTTGTAGGGGCCAAAATGCTAACGTCCGCAAGGGCCTTCATGCATGGACAAGTGCAACTGTGGACGACATAGTCTTACCATTGGAAGCCTACCACCTCTATGACCGCCTAGGAAAGCGCATTCCTCATGAGGAGAGATTCTCAATTCCTCGAATTCCAGCAGTAGTTGAACTCTGCATCCAAGCTGGTGTCAATCTTCGTGAGTTTCCAACAAAACGGAGAAGAAAGCCTCTCATTCGGATTGGGAAAAAGGAATTTGTTGATGCAGATGAAAGTGAACTACCGGATCCTGTTCCAGAAGTTCCTGAGGAACCATTATTAACCGAAATACCAGATTCAGAGATAGTAGCCCCATCTGATGAAGATGATGTAGCTTGGCTTGGAGAGGAAACACTAAAAGCTTGGGAAAAGATGAGGAGAGGTGCGAAGAGGCTCATGAAGATGTACCCTGTAAGGGTTTGTGGATATTGCCCGGAGGTGCATGTGGGTGCTAGTGGACACAAGGCACAGAACTGTGGGTCACACAAGCACCAGCAGCGGAATGGGCAGCATGGTTGGCAGTCGGCAGTGCTAGATGATTTGATACCACCTAGATATGTGTGGCATGTTCCTGATGTAAATGGACTGCCATTGCAACGGGAGCTCAGGAACTTCTATGGTCAAGCACCTGCGGTTGTCGAGATATGCATACAGGCCGGTGCTGTTGTGCCGGATGAGTACAAATCAACAATGAGGCTGGATGTAG ATCCCTCGAATGTTAAAGAAGCTGAAATGGTCATTTAA